The Hemibagrus wyckioides isolate EC202008001 linkage group LG15, SWU_Hwy_1.0, whole genome shotgun sequence genome window below encodes:
- the sla2b gene encoding src-like-adapter 2 isoform X2, translated as MGSRPSKGRRSSVHHTPLDESTEPHTMDVRYVVVALYNYPSGSPSDYSIKFGERLNVLSDEGEWWKVCSSATGFVSYIPSNYTCKVFNRWQFVGLSKQKAEELLRHSHNYPGSFLIRESQTILGAHTLSVRFENEVIKHYRIHSIENGWHYISPRLTFPSLTHLVEHYSVSDGLCCILKEPCFIHGSNNVPVVSGPPPVAVRKPTINWKDVNSSMIFGPKKEGMDESLVSEGLKESINSYLYMTENSECEACSGNWDT; from the exons ATGGGCAGCAGGCCAAGTAAAGGCAGGCGTAGCAGCGTACATCACACACCCCTGGATGAGTCCACTGAGCCCCACACCATGG ATGTCAGGTATGTAGTGGTTGCTCTGTATAACTACCCATCAGGAAGTCCCTCTGACTACAGTATCAAATTCGGCGAGAGGCTCAACGTACTTTCTGA tgaaGGCGAGTGGTGGAAAGTGTGTTCTTCAGCTACAGGATTTGTGAGCTACATCCCCAGCAACTACACATGTAAAGTGTTTAACAG gtggcaGTTTGTAGGTCTCAGCAAACAGAAGGCAGAGGAGCTGCTTCGTCACTCACACAATTATCCTGGTTCCTTTCTCATTAGAGAGAGCCAGACCATACTTG gtgctcacacactctcagtgcgATTTGAAAACGAAGTTATCAAACACTACCGTATCCACAGCATAGAGAACGGCTGGCACTACATCTCTCCCCGCCTCACCTTCCCCAGTCTCACACATCTCGTCGAGCACTACTCTG TCTCTGATGGCCTCTGCTGTATATTGAAAGAGCCATGCTTCATTCACGGCTCCAACAACGTTCCAGTTGTAAGCGGCCCTCCTCCTGTAGCCGTCAGAAAACCCACCATCAACTGGAAAGATGTTAATAG CTCTATGATCTTTGGGCCCAAAAAGGAAGGTATGGACGAGTCGCTTGTCAGTGAGGGTCTAAAGGAGTCCATTAATTCCTACCTTTACATGACGGAAAATAGTGAATGCGAGGCATGTTCTGGAAACTGGGACACGTGA
- the sla2b gene encoding src-like-adapter 2 isoform X1 produces MGSRPSKGRRSSVHHTPLDESTEPHTMDVRYVVVALYNYPSGSPSDYSIKFGERLNVLSDEGEWWKVCSSATGFVSYIPSNYTCKVFNRWQFVGLSKQKAEELLRHSHNYPGSFLIRESQTILGAHTLSVRFENEVIKHYRIHSIENGWHYISPRLTFPSLTHLVEHYSEVSDGLCCILKEPCFIHGSNNVPVVSGPPPVAVRKPTINWKDVNSSMIFGPKKEGMDESLVSEGLKESINSYLYMTENSECEACSGNWDT; encoded by the exons ATGGGCAGCAGGCCAAGTAAAGGCAGGCGTAGCAGCGTACATCACACACCCCTGGATGAGTCCACTGAGCCCCACACCATGG ATGTCAGGTATGTAGTGGTTGCTCTGTATAACTACCCATCAGGAAGTCCCTCTGACTACAGTATCAAATTCGGCGAGAGGCTCAACGTACTTTCTGA tgaaGGCGAGTGGTGGAAAGTGTGTTCTTCAGCTACAGGATTTGTGAGCTACATCCCCAGCAACTACACATGTAAAGTGTTTAACAG gtggcaGTTTGTAGGTCTCAGCAAACAGAAGGCAGAGGAGCTGCTTCGTCACTCACACAATTATCCTGGTTCCTTTCTCATTAGAGAGAGCCAGACCATACTTG gtgctcacacactctcagtgcgATTTGAAAACGAAGTTATCAAACACTACCGTATCCACAGCATAGAGAACGGCTGGCACTACATCTCTCCCCGCCTCACCTTCCCCAGTCTCACACATCTCGTCGAGCACTACTCTG AAGTCTCTGATGGCCTCTGCTGTATATTGAAAGAGCCATGCTTCATTCACGGCTCCAACAACGTTCCAGTTGTAAGCGGCCCTCCTCCTGTAGCCGTCAGAAAACCCACCATCAACTGGAAAGATGTTAATAG CTCTATGATCTTTGGGCCCAAAAAGGAAGGTATGGACGAGTCGCTTGTCAGTGAGGGTCTAAAGGAGTCCATTAATTCCTACCTTTACATGACGGAAAATAGTGAATGCGAGGCATGTTCTGGAAACTGGGACACGTGA